The Methanofervidicoccus sp. A16 genome has a segment encoding these proteins:
- the feoB gene encoding ferrous iron transport protein B, whose protein sequence is MDDIKTVGLAGQPNVGKTTLFNELTGMVQRVGNWPGVTVEKKEGTMVYKGRKFNIVDLPGTYSLKADSLDQKIARDFIIENKDAIIVDVIDTNNLSRNLYLTLQLIELGRSPIVCLNFIDEAEKYGISVDSKKLSERLGGLTVVKTSGRYKIGIEDLKEAILNYKPISCEIRYSELLEGTIDKIVEKLERYPLPTDGKFKGVPKRWLAISFLESDPEVLELFKKNEDLLNEAKKIKEELERELKHDAESYVAEERYKKIDEILKGIWKENIIFDDIDKILLHPVYGIIVFFIVMYITYSFVIGLGDVFIEYIDTFFGYLGEYASGIVPEPFTGVVVDGIIGGVGTVLTFFPYVAFMMFSLALLESLGYLARVSALFHKIMARIGLSGGSTIPLLISFGCNVPGLIATRTIPDHVRRIATLLVAPLVPCAARFEVIAFMAAMFFEKHNALFAMGIVGITLLILGLVSYVISKYLVKGEPEDPIFELPPFRLPDWSYIFKRTWAYTKHFLIRAGTIILVGSILFYYLLYYPSEENCYGMILGRMVEPITQLMGIDWRGALALMAGIIAKELVVSTMALAYGGESAIANALTPLQAFVLTLVTVLYIPCLATIATLFFETGKNTKWTLFAVGYNLTLATLIGIVVYNIGRLLGFV, encoded by the coding sequence ATGGATGATATAAAAACTGTTGGTTTAGCAGGCCAACCTAACGTTGGAAAGACAACATTATTCAACGAATTAACAGGGATGGTTCAACGGGTAGGTAACTGGCCAGGTGTAACTGTCGAAAAGAAAGAGGGAACAATGGTTTATAAGGGAAGAAAGTTCAACATAGTCGATCTACCAGGAACCTACTCCCTCAAGGCAGACTCCCTAGATCAGAAGATAGCAAGGGATTTCATAATTGAAAATAAGGACGCTATTATTGTAGATGTGATAGATACAAACAATCTCAGTAGAAATCTCTACTTAACACTACAGTTGATAGAACTTGGGAGATCACCGATAGTATGTTTAAACTTCATAGATGAGGCGGAGAAGTACGGTATCTCAGTAGATAGTAAGAAACTCAGTGAGAGGTTAGGAGGACTAACAGTTGTAAAAACCTCTGGTAGGTACAAGATAGGTATAGAGGACCTAAAGGAGGCTATACTGAATTATAAGCCTATATCCTGCGAAATTAGATACTCTGAACTGTTGGAGGGTACAATAGATAAGATAGTTGAAAAGTTAGAGAGGTATCCTCTACCTACAGATGGGAAGTTTAAAGGAGTTCCAAAGAGATGGCTGGCTATATCCTTCCTAGAGAGCGATCCTGAGGTTCTAGAGTTATTTAAAAAGAATGAAGATCTGTTAAATGAGGCAAAGAAAATAAAGGAGGAGTTGGAAAGGGAGTTAAAACATGACGCAGAGAGTTATGTTGCTGAAGAGAGGTACAAAAAGATAGATGAGATACTGAAGGGCATCTGGAAGGAGAATATAATATTCGACGATATAGATAAAATACTCCTCCACCCAGTATATGGAATAATAGTTTTCTTCATTGTTATGTATATAACATACAGTTTTGTTATAGGGTTAGGTGATGTATTTATAGAGTATATTGATACCTTTTTTGGGTATTTAGGAGAGTATGCAAGTGGGATAGTTCCAGAGCCATTTACAGGTGTTGTAGTAGATGGAATAATTGGAGGAGTAGGGACGGTACTTACCTTCTTCCCATATGTGGCCTTTATGATGTTCTCCCTGGCTCTACTGGAGAGTCTTGGATATCTTGCAAGGGTCTCTGCCCTCTTCCACAAGATAATGGCTAGGATAGGTCTCAGTGGAGGTTCCACAATACCTCTACTGATCAGTTTTGGATGTAACGTTCCAGGTTTAATAGCTACTAGGACGATTCCCGATCATGTCAGGCGAATTGCCACACTCCTTGTAGCACCTCTCGTCCCATGTGCTGCCAGATTTGAAGTAATTGCATTCATGGCTGCCATGTTCTTTGAAAAACATAACGCCTTATTTGCAATGGGGATAGTAGGTATAACCCTTCTAATCCTAGGTCTTGTATCCTACGTTATCAGTAAGTACCTAGTAAAGGGCGAACCTGAAGATCCTATCTTTGAACTACCTCCCTTTAGACTACCTGATTGGAGTTACATCTTTAAAAGAACCTGGGCATATACTAAGCACTTCCTAATAAGGGCAGGAACTATAATACTGGTAGGATCTATACTGTTCTACTACCTACTGTACTATCCAAGTGAGGAAAACTGTTACGGTATGATACTGGGGAGAATGGTGGAACCTATAACTCAACTTATGGGCATAGACTGGAGAGGAGCACTTGCACTGATGGCTGGGATCATTGCTAAGGAGTTGGTAGTATCTACTATGGCGCTGGCCTACGGTGGAGAGTCGGCAATAGCAAATGCATTAACACCACTTCAGGCATTTGTCCTAACATTAGTTACTGTACTGTATATCCCATGTTTAGCCACAATAGCAACCTTATTCTTTGAAACTGGAAAGAATACAAAATGGACATTATTTGCAGTAGGGTATAACTTAACGTTGGCTACATTGATAGGTATAGTAGTATACAATATTGGACGACTCTTAGGCTTTGTATAA
- a CDS encoding MBL fold metallo-hydrolase produces the protein MATYNLKYGLDPRKDHVLYRDEDHLVIYLGTNMSGSGDVDVNSYLIVNKKRGFLLDPGGYKIFPKVLSNVSKYINPKNIEYIYMCHQDPDVAGSVPLWRAITNAKLVTSWLWIRFLPHFGFEDVDSVAHPLPDEGEEITFGTTTLEFIPAHYLHSPGHFTIYDRRSKFLFTGDIGIAMLEEPSLIIEDMDKHIEAMKPLHEKLMANNHALKHWVNRVRNLDIEAIIPQHGGIIPRKHVNRFFNFLSNLKCGTDLLR, from the coding sequence ATGGCAACGTACAACCTTAAATACGGACTGGATCCAAGGAAAGACCATGTTCTCTATAGGGATGAAGACCACTTGGTGATCTACCTTGGAACAAATATGTCAGGTAGTGGAGACGTAGACGTCAACAGTTATCTAATTGTAAATAAGAAGAGAGGATTTTTACTGGATCCAGGGGGATACAAGATATTTCCAAAGGTTCTCTCTAATGTTTCTAAGTATATAAATCCTAAGAATATAGAGTACATATACATGTGTCATCAGGATCCAGATGTGGCGGGAAGTGTCCCACTTTGGAGGGCTATAACAAATGCGAAACTTGTTACAAGTTGGTTGTGGATTAGGTTCTTACCACATTTCGGATTTGAAGATGTAGACAGTGTGGCACATCCACTACCAGATGAAGGTGAGGAGATAACCTTTGGTACAACAACCTTAGAGTTTATACCTGCCCACTACCTCCACAGTCCTGGACATTTCACCATCTACGATAGACGGAGTAAATTCCTATTTACTGGAGATATTGGAATAGCTATGTTGGAGGAACCATCTCTGATAATTGAGGATATGGATAAACATATCGAGGCTATGAAACCACTACATGAGAAATTAATGGCAAATAATCACGCTCTAAAACATTGGGTTAACAGGGTTAGGAATTTAGATATAGAGGCTATTATCCCTCAACATGGAGGGATTATCCCAAGGAAACATGTCAATAGGTTCTTCAATTTCTTAAGTAATTTGAAGTGTGGTACAGATCTACTAAGGTGA
- a CDS encoding methyl-accepting chemotaxis protein — translation MKKNHNKDKDNDNLHIVSDIFADAVRIESANKETSKIIYNLVTDISEYFVKNNERIVENIENLSEIIEDLEKFRDDFLPFFQKLEIFAREFNHLVENLQYISKMSSSINDVAKHTSLIALNASIEAARAGESGRGFAVVANEIREMANQTMKLTKEIEKFNSEVMRDLEVLKDVLNVIDKTKEGTKMLAKDINEIVEINNKLNKITKDQERFVHDIKSLSGISLAMENFNKMQERFNRKLGDLLVQLAISESGKKVG, via the coding sequence ATGAAAAAAAATCATAACAAAGATAAGGATAATGATAATTTACATATAGTTTCAGATATCTTTGCAGATGCTGTTCGTATAGAATCTGCAAATAAAGAGACCTCCAAGATAATATACAACTTAGTAACTGATATTAGTGAGTATTTTGTAAAAAATAACGAAAGGATTGTTGAAAATATAGAAAATCTATCTGAGATCATTGAAGATTTAGAAAAATTTAGAGATGATTTTCTACCATTTTTTCAGAAGTTAGAGATATTTGCAAGGGAGTTTAATCATCTCGTTGAGAACCTACAGTACATATCTAAGATGAGTAGTTCCATAAACGATGTTGCAAAACATACCAGTTTAATAGCCCTAAACGCCTCCATCGAGGCTGCAAGGGCTGGTGAATCTGGAAGAGGGTTTGCAGTTGTAGCCAATGAAATTAGGGAGATGGCCAATCAAACTATGAAGTTGACGAAGGAGATTGAAAAATTCAACTCTGAAGTTATGAGAGATCTTGAAGTGTTGAAGGATGTGTTAAATGTTATAGATAAGACAAAGGAAGGAACAAAAATGTTGGCAAAGGATATCAACGAAATCGTGGAGATAAACAACAAACTGAATAAGATTACAAAAGATCAGGAGAGATTCGTTCATGATATTAAAAGTTTAAGTGGTATATCTTTAGCAATGGAGAATTTCAATAAGATGCAGGAGAGGTTTAACAGAAAGTTAGGAGATCTGTTAGTTCAACTGGCTATAAGTGAAAGTGGCAAAAAAGTTGGTTAA
- the trpC gene encoding indole-3-glycerol phosphate synthase TrpC has product MHRMAKSILSKKREGKNPIIAEIKVFSPKYGDLLNGRDEIDILRIYEEAGVAGISYITDKRYFKGDFNVFKKICASTELPVLRKDFITSKEEIERTAEAEGGAILLIGRLLKEKTGEFVDYALEHGLDTLVEVHSKEEMEIAKETNTTMIGINNRDISKLELDDGNVSLTAKLSRYLPEGIISVSESGIATLEDLKVALKYTDAALIGTSFMRAEDTLNFVKSFVEAKLC; this is encoded by the coding sequence ATGCACAGGATGGCAAAGTCTATATTGAGTAAGAAGAGGGAGGGTAAGAACCCAATTATCGCAGAGATAAAAGTCTTCTCTCCAAAGTACGGCGATCTACTTAATGGTAGGGATGAGATAGATATCCTTAGGATATATGAGGAGGCAGGGGTTGCAGGTATATCCTACATTACAGATAAAAGGTACTTCAAGGGGGATTTTAACGTTTTTAAAAAGATATGTGCATCTACAGAACTCCCTGTATTGAGGAAGGACTTTATTACATCAAAGGAGGAGATAGAAAGGACTGCAGAGGCAGAAGGGGGTGCAATCCTACTAATAGGGAGACTCCTAAAGGAGAAAACTGGGGAGTTCGTTGACTATGCCTTGGAGCATGGGTTAGATACTTTAGTTGAAGTTCATAGTAAGGAAGAGATGGAGATAGCCAAGGAGACTAATACTACTATGATAGGGATAAACAATAGGGACATCTCTAAGTTGGAACTTGACGACGGCAACGTATCCCTTACAGCAAAGTTGTCAAGGTACCTACCAGAGGGTATTATCTCTGTCAGTGAAAGTGGTATCGCCACCTTGGAAGATCTAAAGGTAGCCCTGAAGTATACAGATGCAGCCCTTATAGGCACAAGTTTTATGAGGGCGGAGGATACTTTAAACTTCGTTAAAAGTTTTGTAGAGGCTAAGTTATGTTAA
- the trpD gene encoding anthranilate phosphoribosyltransferase yields the protein MLSKIVEGYDLTFEEAYNLFNQLLEESDVRIGAYLTALQTKGVTSEEIAGFAKAMRDRAIKVDLGRGIVDTCGTGGDRSSTVNVSTAVSIILSTFTKVAKHGNVSVTSKSGSADVLRALGIEIDIPPEEAKKMIEETNFVFLFAPRYHPALKRIMPVRKELGIKTIFNILGPLTNPANPEYQMVGVNAPDLVEKVGEALKLLGVKRALVVHGDGLDELDPRGPSKVCEVVGNKIETYTLSPEDFGLERTKIVPCGSPEESAERILKAFSGKRNEDRNFIVLNASAVLYTCGIASDYSEAVEMVSNAIDSGEVLEKLEDIRRYSEKLKSESSK from the coding sequence ATGCTGAGTAAGATCGTAGAAGGATACGATCTAACCTTCGAAGAGGCTTATAATCTATTTAACCAATTACTTGAGGAGAGCGATGTAAGAATAGGTGCCTACCTTACAGCACTTCAGACTAAAGGTGTCACCTCTGAAGAGATCGCAGGTTTTGCAAAGGCTATGAGAGATAGGGCCATCAAGGTGGATCTTGGCAGAGGTATAGTAGATACCTGTGGAACTGGAGGAGATAGATCCTCCACTGTAAATGTAAGTACAGCAGTGTCTATAATACTCTCAACCTTTACGAAGGTTGCAAAACATGGAAATGTATCTGTTACCTCTAAAAGTGGTTCTGCAGATGTACTGAGGGCACTAGGTATTGAGATAGACATTCCACCTGAAGAGGCAAAGAAGATGATTGAAGAGACGAACTTTGTATTTCTCTTTGCTCCAAGATATCATCCAGCCCTAAAGAGGATCATGCCTGTTAGGAAGGAATTGGGCATAAAAACTATATTCAACATCTTAGGTCCTCTAACAAATCCAGCGAATCCAGAGTATCAGATGGTAGGTGTCAACGCTCCAGATCTGGTGGAGAAGGTTGGAGAGGCTTTGAAGTTGTTAGGGGTTAAGAGGGCCCTTGTAGTCCATGGGGATGGTCTCGACGAGTTGGATCCAAGAGGTCCCTCAAAGGTATGTGAAGTTGTAGGGAATAAAATTGAGACCTATACTCTATCTCCAGAGGATTTTGGATTGGAGAGGACGAAGATAGTGCCATGTGGTAGTCCTGAGGAGAGTGCAGAGAGGATACTTAAGGCATTCTCTGGTAAGAGGAACGAGGATAGAAACTTTATAGTACTAAATGCCTCTGCAGTTCTCTATACCTGTGGGATAGCGTCAGATTATTCAGAGGCGGTAGAGATGGTAAGTAATGCCATAGACAGCGGTGAAGTGTTAGAGAAGTTGGAGGATATAAGGAGGTATTCAGAAAAGTTGAAATCAGAGAGTTCGAAATAA
- a CDS encoding DUF749 family protein, producing the protein MDNHTHTARLITILSVEEGLKTELAHSIRVRANIEKRSLKNEDTVAVFNIVGTTSYQVFFIDDKNSLDVIKSELDKMGVLLNYDSEKILERYIQRKIK; encoded by the coding sequence ATGGATAACCATACCCATACAGCGAGACTTATAACTATCCTCTCTGTTGAAGAGGGACTGAAGACAGAGTTAGCCCATAGTATAAGAGTTAGGGCCAATATAGAAAAGAGATCGTTAAAAAATGAAGATACTGTAGCAGTATTCAACATAGTAGGTACTACAAGTTATCAGGTTTTTTTCATAGACGATAAGAATAGTTTGGATGTTATAAAATCAGAGTTAGATAAAATGGGCGTACTACTAAACTACGACTCAGAGAAGATTTTAGAGAGGTATATTCAGAGAAAGATAAAATAG
- a CDS encoding DUF2096 family protein produces the protein MDDKRSAHGVDKQWVVLNELAFLLVNQGKKVPEEVFSRLRTAKNIISYYLLDEHTTFNTLLKANNELSKVQSILFTLCEEDLAKEYMEKLTLAMMDKLDVEFPLDRNLFNAEVKKRRNVHSIRVRLDGELQPEILSNFSEWYGVIFEYSRELEDCIVIEGEENRVKNALKNFATVWRFLRENSTAGKY, from the coding sequence ATGGATGATAAAAGGAGTGCCCATGGTGTAGATAAACAGTGGGTAGTATTAAATGAACTTGCCTTCCTTCTTGTTAACCAAGGTAAAAAAGTTCCTGAGGAGGTTTTCTCTAGACTGAGAACTGCAAAGAATATAATATCTTACTACCTGTTAGATGAACATACCACTTTCAACACACTTCTGAAGGCAAATAACGAACTCTCAAAGGTACAATCTATACTCTTCACACTCTGTGAGGAGGATCTAGCAAAGGAGTATATGGAAAAACTTACCCTGGCTATGATGGACAAGTTAGATGTGGAGTTTCCTCTCGATAGAAATCTATTTAATGCAGAGGTAAAGAAAAGGAGAAATGTTCACTCTATAAGGGTAAGATTGGATGGAGAACTTCAACCGGAGATTTTAAGCAACTTTAGTGAGTGGTACGGCGTAATATTCGAATACAGCAGAGAATTGGAGGACTGTATAGTAATCGAGGGAGAGGAAAATAGGGTAAAAAATGCACTGAAAAATTTTGCCACTGTCTGGAGGTTTTTAAGGGAGAACTCCACAGCAGGAAAGTATTAG
- the flaK gene encoding preflagellin peptidase FlaK, translating into MADIMFYNYLIGLICLIIGAVQDLRSREVEDYLWIFMSIVGVLSHLYLTVVTGDIGYILRSLSGFILCFILGYIMFLFGVGGADGKLLAGMGALIPKYTAPTYTPFGIILNIGYLPSFPILVFINGMFFMIFLPLIVLIKNLIRGHRPKSMRHLLILSFGEKVKVKDVRDKNRLIMGKEDSIKLFPSSEDDDFSKYHDNEEIYVTPMIPLIVPVTISYIITPYIGDYIIYLILSCCGVLP; encoded by the coding sequence ATGGCAGATATAATGTTCTACAACTATCTCATTGGTTTGATCTGTCTTATAATAGGGGCTGTTCAAGATCTTAGAAGTAGGGAGGTTGAGGATTACCTCTGGATATTTATGTCTATCGTTGGAGTACTGTCTCATCTTTATTTAACTGTGGTTACTGGTGATATAGGTTATATATTACGTTCCCTCTCTGGATTTATTCTCTGTTTTATTCTGGGATATATAATGTTTCTATTTGGAGTAGGAGGAGCAGATGGTAAGTTGTTGGCAGGAATGGGTGCCCTAATACCAAAGTATACTGCACCAACGTACACTCCCTTTGGAATTATTTTAAATATAGGATACCTCCCTTCTTTTCCTATACTGGTCTTTATCAATGGAATGTTTTTTATGATCTTTTTACCTCTAATAGTACTTATAAAAAATCTGATAAGAGGGCATAGACCTAAAAGTATGCGACACTTACTTATACTCTCCTTTGGAGAGAAGGTTAAAGTTAAGGATGTTAGAGATAAAAACAGACTGATAATGGGAAAGGAGGATAGTATAAAACTCTTTCCATCTTCTGAGGATGACGACTTTTCAAAGTACCACGATAACGAGGAGATATACGTAACTCCTATGATACCTTTAATAGTACCTGTCACCATTTCTTATATAATAACTCCCTACATTGGAGACTATATTATATATCTAATACTTTCCTGCTGTGGAGTTCTCCCTTAA
- a CDS encoding TIGR00288 family NYN domain-containing protein, whose translation MWGKLKKICIKKSSEDEGKDRIALLIDGPNMLRKEFNVDLDKIREVLSKFGKIIIGRVYLNQYASDKLIEAIANQGFEPRVTAGDVDVEMAVEGTELIFNKNVDTIAYMTRDADFLPAMRKAKEHGKKIIVIGAEPGFSLAIQNIADHVIKIEDDFTFDREKLARKKEKKSDSENNNLEEKKEEDREEVKKDEVGNKDSKEGIIEKIFKK comes from the coding sequence ATGTGGGGAAAGTTAAAGAAGATCTGTATCAAAAAAAGTAGTGAAGATGAAGGTAAGGATAGAATAGCACTACTGATAGACGGACCTAATATGTTGAGGAAGGAGTTCAACGTTGATTTAGATAAGATACGGGAGGTTCTAAGTAAGTTTGGTAAAATTATAATAGGTAGAGTATATCTAAACCAGTATGCATCTGATAAGTTGATAGAGGCTATTGCAAATCAAGGTTTTGAACCAAGGGTTACTGCTGGAGATGTAGATGTAGAGATGGCTGTTGAGGGCACAGAGTTAATATTCAACAAGAACGTAGATACTATAGCCTATATGACTAGAGATGCAGATTTCCTCCCTGCTATGAGGAAGGCTAAGGAGCATGGTAAGAAGATCATAGTAATCGGTGCAGAACCTGGTTTCAGTTTAGCGATTCAGAATATTGCAGATCATGTGATCAAGATAGAAGATGATTTTACATTTGACAGGGAGAAGTTGGCGAGAAAAAAAGAGAAAAAGTCGGATAGTGAAAATAATAATTTAGAGGAGAAAAAAGAAGAGGATAGGGAGGAAGTAAAAAAAGATGAAGTTGGTAATAAGGACTCTAAAGAGGGTATAATAGAAAAAATATTTAAAAAATAA
- the surE gene encoding 5'/3'-nucleotidase SurE, translating to MDILLVNDDGIYSNGLLALKSVLSEELGAKVTIVAPTNQQSGVGRAISLFIPLRITKTKLADGDYGYAVSGTPTDCVILGIYKILKKVPDIVISGINVGENLGTEITTSGTLGAAFEGAHHGAKALACSLEITKDHLKFKEGEMPIDFITPSKIVVKVVKKYFDKDFPCDVINLNIPEGATEETPIEITRLGRRMYTTHIEEREDPRGREYYWIGGDPVEDDEEGTDVHVLRKKKHISLTPLTLDTTIKNLEDFKRRYEKILNSP from the coding sequence ATGGACATATTACTAGTTAACGACGATGGTATTTACTCCAACGGTTTACTGGCTTTGAAGTCTGTACTCTCTGAGGAGTTAGGTGCCAAGGTTACTATAGTGGCACCTACAAACCAGCAGAGTGGTGTAGGTAGGGCTATAAGTCTCTTTATACCTTTGAGAATTACCAAAACAAAACTGGCTGATGGAGATTACGGATACGCAGTATCAGGTACTCCTACAGACTGTGTTATCCTAGGTATCTACAAGATACTGAAGAAGGTACCAGATATTGTTATCTCAGGTATAAACGTAGGAGAGAACTTAGGTACAGAGATAACAACTTCAGGAACCTTAGGGGCTGCATTTGAAGGGGCTCATCATGGAGCAAAGGCACTGGCATGTTCCCTTGAGATTACGAAAGATCATTTAAAGTTTAAAGAGGGGGAGATGCCAATAGATTTTATAACTCCCTCTAAGATAGTAGTTAAAGTTGTTAAGAAGTACTTTGACAAGGACTTTCCCTGTGATGTGATCAACCTGAATATTCCAGAGGGGGCTACTGAGGAAACGCCTATTGAGATTACAAGGTTGGGAAGGAGGATGTACACCACCCATATAGAGGAGAGAGAGGACCCTAGAGGTAGAGAGTACTACTGGATAGGGGGAGATCCTGTAGAGGACGATGAAGAAGGTACAGACGTCCATGTTTTAAGGAAGAAAAAACACATATCGTTAACACCTCTTACTTTAGACACTACTATAAAGAACCTAGAGGATTTTAAAAGAAGGTATGAAAAAATATTAAATTCCCCATAA
- a CDS encoding winged helix-turn-helix transcriptional regulator: protein MKKRNITEFQILSEIVRKQPHIKQKEIADALGITVQGVSEHIRNLLKKGYIKSRGRGEYILTDKGIRVLKTWISQFRNYLEEVNREIYRYKDIWPAIAYEDIEDGDRVYLFMRRGLLYASKTLKTTSTAEVIEGGKKGEDIAITNIEGIIEIKKGKVIILKIPPRISGGSKNVNYDLIKEVIDKNREAVVASMGTVSYVVTQKLNIKPDIRFAVLEGIVKACERGCDVICLVTGRMTEKVVKVLDNSKIKYTLLDTAKSN, encoded by the coding sequence ATGAAAAAAAGGAATATTACTGAGTTTCAGATACTTTCAGAGATTGTAAGAAAACAGCCCCATATAAAACAGAAGGAGATTGCAGATGCCTTAGGAATAACTGTCCAGGGAGTTTCTGAACATATAAGGAATTTACTTAAGAAAGGTTATATAAAATCTAGAGGGAGAGGAGAGTACATCCTTACTGATAAGGGCATAAGGGTTCTAAAAACCTGGATATCTCAATTTAGAAACTATCTTGAGGAGGTTAACAGGGAGATATATAGATACAAGGATATATGGCCTGCTATCGCCTATGAGGATATAGAGGATGGAGACAGAGTATATCTATTTATGAGGAGAGGTTTACTTTACGCCTCAAAAACTCTTAAAACTACATCTACCGCAGAAGTTATAGAGGGAGGTAAAAAGGGAGAAGATATAGCCATAACGAACATAGAGGGTATAATAGAGATAAAGAAGGGTAAAGTAATAATTTTGAAGATACCTCCTCGGATCAGCGGTGGTTCTAAAAATGTAAATTACGATCTCATTAAAGAGGTTATAGATAAAAATAGGGAGGCTGTAGTGGCAAGTATGGGAACTGTCTCATATGTAGTGACCCAGAAGTTGAACATAAAACCTGATATAAGATTTGCAGTTTTAGAGGGTATCGTCAAGGCCTGTGAGAGAGGTTGCGATGTAATATGTTTAGTAACAGGGAGGATGACAGAGAAGGTTGTAAAGGTTTTAGATAACAGTAAAATAAAGTATACACTATTGGACACTGCAAAAAGCAACTGA
- a CDS encoding calcium/sodium antiporter: MEISLSILMLLIGLGLLNYGSDWFILGNTRIAKYFKLSNFVIGATVVAFGTSFPEIVTTLYAVYKGLPMIAVGNALGSCIVNIGFVLGLCAIISPLIVKQSSILKNSQIYLLYSILLFLLGYDGFDFGDGVVLFILFLGYMAYTLKKRTVITEGSKDDKKDIPMVLALIFTIVGLTSIFVGSKLFIDGARNIALLLGIPNKVIGFTLVAFGTSLPEIAVSLSATRKRLGEIVIGNVIGSNMINIGCVLALSSMAIPIPPTRFELFVNLLLVVLMVLFMNKGVVLRFLGKYDSKYFKISRIEGTILFVVYLVYVLIITQVLRI, encoded by the coding sequence GTGGAGATTTCACTAAGTATACTAATGCTCCTTATAGGGTTGGGATTGTTAAACTATGGGAGTGATTGGTTTATTCTGGGAAATACAAGGATAGCCAAGTACTTTAAACTTTCAAACTTTGTTATAGGAGCAACGGTAGTTGCGTTTGGTACTTCTTTTCCTGAGATAGTTACTACTCTATATGCTGTATATAAGGGCCTACCGATGATAGCAGTGGGGAATGCCCTTGGAAGTTGTATAGTAAATATTGGATTTGTACTAGGGTTGTGTGCTATAATATCTCCTCTTATTGTAAAACAGAGTTCTATACTAAAAAACTCTCAAATATATCTCCTTTACTCCATACTACTCTTTTTACTGGGATACGATGGTTTCGACTTTGGAGATGGCGTAGTACTGTTTATCCTATTTCTAGGTTATATGGCATACACCCTAAAAAAGAGAACTGTTATAACAGAAGGGAGTAAGGACGATAAAAAGGACATTCCTATGGTTTTAGCCCTAATATTTACCATCGTTGGGCTGACCAGTATATTTGTAGGAAGTAAGTTATTCATAGATGGTGCCCGTAATATTGCCCTCCTTTTAGGTATACCTAACAAGGTTATAGGATTTACACTGGTGGCCTTTGGAACCTCCCTACCTGAAATTGCAGTATCACTATCTGCCACAAGGAAGAGACTTGGGGAGATAGTTATTGGAAACGTTATAGGTAGCAATATGATAAATATTGGCTGTGTTTTAGCCCTCTCCAGTATGGCTATCCCTATACCTCCAACAAGGTTTGAACTATTCGTTAACTTACTCCTTGTAGTGCTTATGGTCCTCTTTATGAATAAGGGTGTGGTGTTGAGATTCCTCGGTAAATATGACAGTAAATACTTTAAAATTAGTAGGATAGAAGGGACAATATTATTTGTAGTGTATCTGGTGTATGTATTAATTATCACTCAGGTTCTTAGAATATAG